In a genomic window of Streptobacillus felis:
- a CDS encoding transposase has protein sequence MLAELGDINRFSSDKKIVAYAGLDSTISQSGNSYGLNGHLSKRGYSHLRKALFQAAFIASYNDNIFKEFYDKKRKEGKHHLVALNAVARKMCHVIYRILKYNESFVDQR, from the coding sequence ATCCTTGCTGAATTAGGTGATATCAATAGATTTTCAAGCGATAAAAAAATTGTTGCTTATGCTGGTCTTGATTCTACAATAAGTCAATCTGGTAACTCATATGGACTTAATGGACATTTAAGTAAACGTGGCTATTCCCACCTAAGAAAAGCTTTGTTCCAAGCTGCATTTATAGCTTCATATAATGATAATATTTTCAAAGAGTTTTACGATAAAAAACGTAAAGAAGGAAAACATCACCTTGTTGCTCTTAATGCCGTTGCTCGTAAAATGTGCCATGTAATTTATCGTATTTTAAAATACAATGAATCATTTGTAGATCAAAGATAA
- a CDS encoding helix-turn-helix transcriptional regulator, producing MGYFSDNTFNQSKRSVSIVTKLIDEVGDKTIHTTHRFAFIVSGSGKVKLNEIEYIIKENSLISISPWSTTEITEVSKPMNVLIFSYNKSYISRIVNHIRPEYIDIFNNIEKMGEIDLDGREGTKIKKILLEIRNEIGDDNILECVDNFIAEAYSEIFIISKFLEFFVVISRNNKKNKVEDNNYSEAQLLIKYIHAHSNEKLTINKLALTFFMSESTVRRYIEEFTDLTFNELLYKIRLSKTEDLLLYTNLSLDEIANLSGFVDGSHITKIWNMKKNMTPTAYRNSYKESFKAISEEDRKVVFELINYIDKEYMQDLKIETIAKKFEISEIKINKLLLSYVDRNFSTYLNHIRINKACELLINTDTPIIDICFEVGYNNIKSFNNNFKKNKNMTPTCFREYQKK from the coding sequence ATGGGATACTTTAGTGACAATACCTTCAATCAGTCAAAAAGGTCTGTAAGTATAGTTACAAAATTAATTGATGAAGTAGGAGATAAGACCATACATACAACACATAGATTTGCTTTTATAGTTTCTGGATCAGGGAAAGTAAAGTTAAATGAAATTGAATATATTATTAAGGAGAATAGTTTAATAAGTATTAGTCCTTGGAGTACTACAGAAATTACTGAAGTAAGTAAGCCTATGAATGTATTAATTTTTTCGTATAATAAATCATATATTTCAAGAATAGTAAATCATATTAGACCAGAATACATAGATATATTTAATAATATAGAGAAGATGGGTGAAATAGATTTAGATGGTAGAGAAGGTACAAAAATAAAGAAGATACTTCTTGAAATTAGAAATGAAATAGGTGATGATAATATTTTAGAATGTGTTGATAATTTTATTGCTGAAGCATATTCTGAAATTTTTATTATTTCAAAATTTTTAGAATTTTTTGTAGTAATTTCTCGTAATAATAAGAAAAATAAAGTTGAGGATAATAATTATTCTGAAGCTCAACTTTTAATTAAATACATACATGCTCATTCAAATGAAAAACTTACTATTAATAAACTTGCACTAACATTCTTTATGAGTGAATCTACAGTTAGAAGGTATATAGAAGAATTTACTGATTTAACTTTTAATGAATTACTGTATAAAATAAGGTTATCTAAAACTGAAGATTTACTACTATATACTAATTTGAGTTTAGATGAAATAGCTAACTTATCAGGATTTGTAGATGGTTCTCATATTACAAAAATATGGAATATGAAGAAAAATATGACGCCTACAGCATATAGAAATTCGTATAAAGAATCTTTTAAAGCAATAAGTGAAGAAGATAGAAAAGTTGTATTTGAACTAATAAACTATATTGATAAAGAATATATGCAAGATTTAAAAATAGAAACTATAGCTAAGAAATTTGAAATTAGTGAAATAAAAATAAATAAATTATTACTTTCATATGTAGATAGAAACTTTAGTACATATTTAAACCATATAAGAATAAATAAAGCTTGTGAGTTATTAATTAATACTGATACTCCAATTATAGATATATGTTTTGAAGTTGGATATAACAATATTAAGTCTTTTAACAATAACTTTAAAAAGAATAAAAATATGACACCAACATGCTTTAGAGAATATCAAAAAAAATAG
- the rlmB gene encoding 23S rRNA (guanosine(2251)-2'-O)-methyltransferase RlmB, which produces MEKIKGINPVIEVLKSQTTIEKLEVYKGINKSHIKQVLELASKRNLKIFYTDKRDDNSQGVVAYISEYDYYVDFVAFLEKELMKEESTIVILDQIQDPRNFGAIIRSCECFGVSGIIMQDRNNVKVTETVVKSSTGAIEHVDIVQVTNIADTIEKLQKYGYFVYGAEANGEKFYYEEKYPKKKALVLGSEGKGMRKRVRETCDSILKIHLKGEINSLNVSVAAGILLSEMSK; this is translated from the coding sequence ATGGAAAAAATTAAAGGTATTAATCCAGTAATAGAAGTTTTAAAAAGTCAAACTACTATTGAAAAATTAGAGGTATATAAAGGGATTAATAAATCTCATATTAAACAAGTACTAGAACTTGCAAGTAAAAGAAATTTAAAGATATTTTATACTGATAAAAGAGATGATAACTCTCAAGGTGTAGTTGCATATATTTCAGAATATGATTACTATGTAGACTTTGTTGCATTTTTAGAAAAAGAATTAATGAAGGAAGAATCAACTATAGTTATACTTGATCAAATACAAGACCCTAGAAATTTTGGAGCAATAATTAGATCTTGTGAATGCTTTGGTGTAAGTGGAATAATTATGCAAGATAGAAATAATGTTAAAGTTACAGAAACGGTTGTTAAATCTTCAACTGGTGCTATAGAACATGTTGATATCGTTCAAGTCACTAATATTGCTGATACTATTGAAAAATTACAAAAATATGGATATTTTGTATATGGTGCAGAGGCAAATGGAGAAAAATTCTATTACGAAGAAAAATACCCTAAGAAAAAAGCATTAGTATTAGGTAGTGAAGGTAAGGGAATGAGAAAAAGAGTAAGAGAAACTTGTGATAGTATATTAAAGATACATTTAAAAGGAGAAATTAATTCATTAAATGTCTCAGTTGCAGCAGGTATATTATTATCTGAAATGAGTAAATAG
- the leuS gene encoding leucine--tRNA ligase encodes MAREYNAKEIEQKWQEKWENDKVFKTKNKVEGKQNYYTLEMFAYPSGKLHAGHLRNYTIGDAIARYKKMKGFNVLHPFGWDSFGLPAENAAIDNGANPAVWTAQNIENMKRQLKLMGLSYDWDRELATYKKEYYKFNQKFFIEMYKKGLVYKRKSYVNWCPDCNTVLANEQVEDGKCWRHGKTSVIQKELSQWYFKITDYADELLTGHEELKGYWPDQVLAMQKNWIGKSSGAEVIFTLEYNGKEIEIPVFTTRVDTLYGVTYISIAPEYPLVSEVILKEKPELKSFVDEMINEDKISRESQDKDKNGIFTGFYVKHPLTNEMIPMYIANYVLMDYGTGAVMAVPAHDDRDFAFAKKYNLPAKAVIKAKNPEDDFDGNKAFLGKGILINSEEFNGTHNIEAKDKIVEKLEKISKGKSTVNYRLHDWLISRQRYWGTPIPVIYDEEGNVYLDENLPVILPTDIDFGVKGNPIETSPTFKEVILPNGKKGYRETDTMDTFVDSSWYYLRYLDPKNEEIAFLKEDADSFTPVDQYIGGIEHAVMHLLYARFFHKVFRYLGYVSTNEPFKRLLTQGMVLDYSYYSNNERKYLFREEVEIKDGKPYSIKTGEELVSKLEKMSKSKNNGVDPEKIIKEFGADAARVFTLFAAPPEKELEWNANGVVGAYRFVNRIFLMAQECLDILKADYSKIELDKRNKEDENLQRKTHQTIKRVTDSMEDNFHFNTAIAATMELLNELTTYKQNVLDLDNKSTESNKVFKEAMISLILMISPIAPHISEEIWELCGMEGYIFDSNWPEYIEELTNVSEITMMIQVNGKIRGEFLTNINASNEELIEKALSNENVIRNIEGKEVVKTIVVPKKLVNIVVK; translated from the coding sequence ATGGCAAGAGAGTATAATGCTAAAGAGATAGAACAAAAATGGCAAGAAAAATGGGAAAATGATAAGGTTTTTAAAACTAAAAATAAAGTAGAAGGTAAACAAAACTATTATACACTTGAAATGTTTGCTTATCCTTCAGGTAAGTTACATGCTGGACATTTAAGAAATTATACTATAGGGGATGCTATAGCTAGATACAAAAAGATGAAAGGATTTAATGTTTTACATCCATTTGGATGGGATTCTTTTGGATTACCAGCAGAAAATGCAGCTATAGATAATGGTGCAAATCCTGCAGTTTGGACAGCTCAAAATATTGAAAATATGAAAAGACAATTAAAATTAATGGGACTTTCATATGACTGGGATAGAGAACTTGCAACTTATAAAAAAGAATACTATAAATTTAACCAAAAATTCTTTATAGAAATGTATAAAAAAGGTTTAGTATATAAAAGAAAATCTTATGTTAACTGGTGTCCAGATTGTAATACTGTACTTGCTAATGAACAAGTAGAAGATGGTAAATGTTGGAGACATGGAAAAACATCAGTTATACAAAAAGAATTATCACAATGGTATTTTAAAATTACTGATTATGCTGATGAATTATTAACTGGACATGAAGAATTAAAAGGATACTGGCCAGATCAAGTATTAGCTATGCAAAAAAACTGGATAGGGAAATCTAGTGGAGCTGAGGTAATATTTACTTTAGAATATAATGGTAAAGAAATAGAAATACCTGTATTTACAACAAGAGTAGATACACTTTATGGTGTAACATATATTTCTATTGCCCCTGAATATCCATTGGTTTCAGAAGTAATTTTAAAAGAAAAACCAGAACTTAAATCTTTTGTAGATGAAATGATAAATGAGGATAAAATTTCTAGGGAATCACAAGATAAAGATAAAAATGGTATATTTACTGGATTTTATGTAAAACATCCTCTTACTAATGAAATGATACCTATGTATATTGCAAATTATGTATTAATGGACTATGGTACAGGTGCTGTTATGGCTGTTCCTGCTCATGATGATAGAGATTTTGCTTTTGCAAAGAAATATAACTTACCTGCAAAAGCTGTTATTAAAGCTAAAAATCCAGAAGATGATTTTGATGGAAATAAAGCATTCTTAGGTAAAGGAATATTAATAAATTCAGAAGAATTTAATGGTACACACAATATTGAAGCTAAGGATAAAATAGTTGAAAAATTAGAAAAAATTTCTAAAGGTAAATCAACTGTAAACTATAGATTACATGACTGGTTAATTAGTAGACAAAGATACTGGGGAACACCTATACCAGTTATATATGATGAAGAAGGAAATGTATACTTAGATGAAAACTTACCTGTAATTTTACCAACAGATATAGACTTTGGTGTTAAAGGTAACCCTATAGAAACTTCACCTACTTTCAAAGAGGTAATATTACCTAATGGTAAAAAAGGATATAGAGAAACAGATACTATGGATACTTTTGTTGATTCATCATGGTATTATTTAAGATATCTAGATCCTAAAAATGAAGAAATAGCCTTCTTAAAAGAAGATGCAGATAGCTTTACTCCTGTTGATCAATATATAGGTGGTATAGAACATGCTGTAATGCATTTACTATATGCAAGATTTTTCCATAAAGTATTTAGATATTTAGGATATGTATCTACTAATGAACCATTTAAGAGATTATTAACTCAAGGTATGGTATTAGATTACTCATATTATTCAAATAATGAAAGAAAGTACTTATTTAGAGAAGAAGTTGAAATAAAAGATGGTAAACCATATTCTATTAAAACAGGAGAAGAGTTAGTATCTAAATTAGAAAAAATGTCTAAGTCAAAAAATAATGGTGTAGATCCTGAAAAAATAATAAAAGAATTTGGAGCAGATGCTGCAAGAGTCTTCACTTTATTTGCTGCACCACCTGAAAAAGAATTAGAATGGAATGCAAATGGTGTAGTTGGAGCTTATAGATTTGTTAATAGAATATTCTTAATGGCACAAGAATGCTTAGATATTTTAAAAGCTGATTATTCAAAAATAGAATTAGATAAGAGAAATAAAGAAGATGAAAATCTTCAAAGAAAAACTCACCAAACTATTAAAAGAGTTACAGATAGTATGGAAGATAACTTTCACTTTAATACTGCAATAGCAGCTACTATGGAGCTTTTAAATGAATTAACTACATATAAGCAAAATGTATTAGATTTAGATAATAAATCAACTGAGTCAAATAAAGTATTTAAAGAAGCTATGATTTCCTTAATATTAATGATATCTCCTATAGCTCCTCATATATCTGAAGAAATATGGGAATTATGTGGAATGGAAGGATATATATTTGATTCAAATTGGCCAGAATATATAGAAGAGTTAACTAATGTTTCAGAAATTACTATGATGATACAAGTAAATGGAAAAATTAGAGGGGAATTCTTAACTAATATAAATGCAAGTAATGAAGAACTAATTGAAAAAGCATTATCTAATGAAAATGTAATTAGAAATATTGAAGGAAAAGAAGTTGTTAAAACTATAGTAGTACCTAAGAAATTAGTAAATATAGTTGTGAAGTGA
- a CDS encoding DMT family transporter — MKTFINNLKSELILFIVAIIWGTGFIATKVAVDNGMQTYNIMFIRFLISTILLYLMLKFRKIKVDKSSFIAGTILGTVLVLAYLTQTFGLYYTTPAKNSLLTGLSVIFVPYMSYLIFKTKVDKYTFIASILAFIGMYMLSGNFLESVDGFNKGDFYTILCAVLFALHIVITGYYVNKINTVVLAYVQFLVATIESLILAIYYGHLTSISTVGLLSSIYMGVFCTFVAYTLQIIGQKRLSSSTVAVILSLEVVFATILSIFLGYDKFHFIILVGSVLVFLGIITSETKLDFIFKNNKRK, encoded by the coding sequence TTGAAAACGTTTATAAATAATTTGAAATCTGAATTAATACTGTTTATAGTAGCTATAATCTGGGGTACTGGATTTATAGCTACTAAGGTAGCTGTAGATAATGGAATGCAAACATATAATATTATGTTTATAAGATTTTTAATATCAACAATTTTACTATACTTAATGTTAAAGTTTAGAAAAATAAAAGTAGATAAAAGTTCTTTTATTGCAGGTACAATTTTAGGAACTGTATTAGTTCTTGCATATTTAACACAAACTTTTGGACTATATTATACAACCCCTGCTAAAAATTCTCTTTTAACAGGATTAAGTGTAATTTTTGTTCCATATATGTCATATTTAATATTTAAAACTAAGGTTGATAAATATACTTTTATTGCATCTATACTTGCATTTATAGGAATGTATATGTTATCAGGTAACTTTTTAGAATCAGTTGATGGTTTTAATAAAGGAGATTTTTATACTATATTATGTGCAGTACTTTTTGCGCTACACATAGTTATAACTGGATATTATGTAAATAAAATTAATACTGTAGTCTTAGCTTATGTACAATTTTTAGTTGCAACTATTGAATCACTAATACTTGCTATCTATTATGGACATTTAACTAGCATATCTACTGTAGGATTACTTTCATCTATTTACATGGGTGTTTTTTGTACCTTTGTAGCCTATACGTTACAAATAATAGGACAAAAAAGATTAAGTTCATCTACGGTGGCAGTAATATTATCTTTAGAAGTTGTTTTTGCAACTATACTGTCTATATTTTTAGGATATGATAAATTTCATTTTATTATACTAGTAGGCTCTGTATTAGTTTTTTTAGGAATAATAACATCAGAAACAAAACTAGATTTTATATTTAAAAATAATAAAAGAAAATAG
- a CDS encoding exonuclease domain-containing protein produces the protein MEEKELQSLRRKAKKLKQQLERYDAFMEIFEYVRKNIFILNPIILDVETTGIRREDEILQLSIIDLGSNIVFDKYTKPKKVNEWDEAFKIHNISKEMVENKKNISYYKRDIEKI, from the coding sequence ATGGAAGAAAAAGAATTACAAAGTCTTAGAAGAAAAGCTAAAAAATTAAAACAACAATTAGAAAGATATGATGCATTTATGGAGATATTTGAATATGTTAGAAAAAATATATTCATATTAAATCCCATAATATTAGATGTAGAAACTACAGGTATTAGAAGAGAAGATGAAATATTACAATTAAGCATTATTGATTTAGGTAGTAATATAGTTTTTGATAAATATACTAAACCTAAGAAGGTTAATGAATGGGATGAAGCATTTAAAATACACAACATATCTAAGGAAATGGTAGAAAATAAGAAAAATATATCATATTATAAAAGAGATATAGAAAAAATATAA
- a CDS encoding 3'-5' exonuclease yields the protein MLFENENLIDRKIRPSLSEAAKYYNFDFNAHDALSDCIATLHCFKSILVEKREKLVFKYDNEAMKFLEQEEKIEEKEYKEDKLVKLAKKYIKIFESIGNKIVLDLETTGIRENDEIIQLSIIDSDGNNLLNEYFKPINVTEWEDAYKIHKISREMLYDKPSIEDFREEIQKILDMTDYMIGYGIDFDYKLLIRHGFNVEHIRKVDISDYFKYLYRKILNDPKLKRPKLIECSSYYGFKEDDFHNSLTDCYATLLSYKGIYKDMLEELSDVDEGKNN from the coding sequence TTGTTATTTGAAAATGAAAATTTAATAGACAGAAAAATTAGACCAAGTTTATCAGAAGCAGCTAAATACTATAACTTTGATTTTAATGCACATGATGCACTTAGTGATTGTATAGCCACATTGCATTGTTTTAAAAGTATATTAGTAGAAAAAAGAGAAAAGCTAGTATTTAAATATGATAATGAAGCAATGAAGTTTCTAGAACAAGAAGAAAAAATAGAAGAGAAGGAATATAAGGAAGATAAATTAGTAAAACTTGCAAAAAAATATATAAAAATATTTGAAAGCATAGGTAATAAGATAGTATTAGATTTAGAGACTACAGGTATAAGAGAAAATGATGAAATTATTCAGTTAAGCATTATTGATTCTGATGGTAATAATTTATTAAATGAATATTTTAAACCTATAAACGTAACTGAATGGGAAGATGCATATAAGATACATAAGATAAGTAGAGAAATGTTATATGATAAGCCTAGTATAGAAGATTTTAGAGAAGAAATACAAAAAATATTAGATATGACAGACTATATGATAGGATATGGAATAGATTTTGACTATAAGTTATTAATTAGGCATGGATTTAATGTAGAACATATTAGAAAAGTTGATATATCAGACTATTTTAAATATTTATATAGAAAAATATTAAATGATCCAAAACTTAAGAGACCAAAATTAATAGAATGTTCAAGCTATTATGGGTTTAAAGAAGATGATTTTCATAATAGTCTTACTGATTGTTATGCTACATTGTTATCATATAAAGGTATATATAAAGACATGTTAGAAGAATTGAGTGATGTAGATGAAGGTAAAAATAATTAA